A window from Dromaius novaehollandiae isolate bDroNov1 chromosome 1, bDroNov1.hap1, whole genome shotgun sequence encodes these proteins:
- the DRAM1 gene encoding DNA damage-regulated autophagy modulator protein 1 isoform X2 yields MRCFMPGVAFVPALLVTWSSASFIIPYVVAVLAGHIDPFVPYISDTGTKPPESGIFGFMINISSVLGVATMYIRYLIVEKQNGSSHFISSSFNILSLCIGLMGCAGMAIVATFQELSVPSVHDIGALVAFASGVVYITLQSIISYKSCPQWNTYLACHIRMAISVISCIAVIPMIVFASQISMTKIHWIANEKDYVYHFVSAVCEWIVAFGFIFFFFTFIRDFQTFGYSSSS; encoded by the exons ATGCGGTGCTTCATGCCCGGCGTGGCTTTCGTGCCCGCTTTGCTCGTCACCTGGTCCTCGGCCTCCTTCATCATCCCCTACGTGGTGGCCGTGCTGGCGGGTCACATCGACCCCTTCGTCCCCTACATCAG TGACACTGGAACAAAACCTCCAGAAAGTGGTATCTTTGGTTTTATGATTAATATTTCATCAGTTTTAG gtgTAGCTACAATGTATATCAGATATTTAATAGTAGAAAAGCAAAATGGGTCATCACACTTTATTAGTTCTTCATTCAACATACTTTCATTATGTATTGGACTGATGGGTTGTGCTGGAATGGCCATTGTTGCAACTTTTCAG GAGCTGTCTGTTCCCAGTGTCCATGACATAGGAGCTTTGGTGGCATTTGCCTCTGGTGTTGTATACATTACACTTCAGTCTATTATCTCTTACAAGTCCTGTCCACAATGGAACACTTACCTTGCGTGTCACATAAGGATGGCCATATCTGTAATATCATGCATTGCTGTTATTCCCA tgattGTGTTTGCTTCACAAATTTCCATGACAAAAATTCATTGGATTGCAAATGAAAAG GATTATGTTTATCATTTTGTGAGTGCAGTCTGTGAATGGATAGTGGCCTTTGGTTTTATCTTCTTCTTTTTCACCTTCATTAGAGATTTTCAG ACTTTTGGATATTCGAGTTCCTCATAA
- the DRAM1 gene encoding DNA damage-regulated autophagy modulator protein 1 isoform X1: MRCFMPGVAFVPALLVTWSSASFIIPYVVAVLAGHIDPFVPYISDTGTKPPESGIFGFMINISSVLGVATMYIRYLIVEKQNGSSHFISSSFNILSLCIGLMGCAGMAIVATFQELSVPSVHDIGALVAFASGVVYITLQSIISYKSCPQWNTYLACHIRMAISVISCIAVIPMIVFASQISMTKIHWIANEKDYVYHFVSAVCEWIVAFGFIFFFFTFIRDFQRVSLRISTEMHEDC; encoded by the exons ATGCGGTGCTTCATGCCCGGCGTGGCTTTCGTGCCCGCTTTGCTCGTCACCTGGTCCTCGGCCTCCTTCATCATCCCCTACGTGGTGGCCGTGCTGGCGGGTCACATCGACCCCTTCGTCCCCTACATCAG TGACACTGGAACAAAACCTCCAGAAAGTGGTATCTTTGGTTTTATGATTAATATTTCATCAGTTTTAG gtgTAGCTACAATGTATATCAGATATTTAATAGTAGAAAAGCAAAATGGGTCATCACACTTTATTAGTTCTTCATTCAACATACTTTCATTATGTATTGGACTGATGGGTTGTGCTGGAATGGCCATTGTTGCAACTTTTCAG GAGCTGTCTGTTCCCAGTGTCCATGACATAGGAGCTTTGGTGGCATTTGCCTCTGGTGTTGTATACATTACACTTCAGTCTATTATCTCTTACAAGTCCTGTCCACAATGGAACACTTACCTTGCGTGTCACATAAGGATGGCCATATCTGTAATATCATGCATTGCTGTTATTCCCA tgattGTGTTTGCTTCACAAATTTCCATGACAAAAATTCATTGGATTGCAAATGAAAAG GATTATGTTTATCATTTTGTGAGTGCAGTCTGTGAATGGATAGTGGCCTTTGGTTTTATCTTCTTCTTTTTCACCTTCATTAGAGATTTTCAG